A DNA window from Pseudomonas sp. GD03919 contains the following coding sequences:
- a CDS encoding molybdopterin-synthase adenylyltransferase MoeB, protein MLSDDELLRYSRQILLKQIDVEGQLRLKQGRVLIVGLGGLGSPVALYLAAAGVGELHLADFDTVDLTNLQRQIAHDTASIGQAKVDSAMARLAAINPEVTLVPHRQALDADSLAAAVSGVDLVLDCSDNFSTREAVNAACVEAGKPLVSGAAIRLEGQLSVFDPRNVASPCYHCLYGHGSEAELTCSEAGVVGPLVGLVGSLQALEALKLLAGFGEPLVGRLLLIDALGTRFRELRVKRDPACGVCGDAQ, encoded by the coding sequence ATGCTGAGTGATGACGAACTGCTGCGCTACAGTCGGCAGATTTTGTTGAAACAGATCGATGTCGAGGGCCAATTGCGTCTGAAGCAGGGGCGCGTGCTGATCGTCGGCTTGGGCGGTCTGGGCTCGCCGGTGGCGCTGTACCTGGCCGCGGCCGGCGTCGGCGAGCTGCATCTGGCCGACTTCGATACGGTGGACCTGACCAACCTGCAGCGGCAGATCGCCCACGATACCGCCAGCATCGGCCAGGCCAAGGTGGACTCGGCCATGGCGCGCCTGGCGGCGATCAACCCGGAGGTCACGTTGGTGCCGCATCGGCAGGCGCTCGATGCCGATTCGCTGGCCGCCGCGGTGAGCGGCGTCGATCTGGTGCTGGACTGCTCGGACAACTTTTCCACCCGCGAGGCGGTCAACGCTGCGTGCGTCGAGGCCGGCAAGCCGCTGGTATCCGGCGCGGCGATCCGCCTGGAAGGGCAGCTGTCGGTGTTCGATCCGCGCAACGTCGCCAGTCCTTGCTACCACTGCCTTTATGGCCACGGCAGCGAGGCCGAGCTGACCTGCAGCGAGGCCGGCGTGGTCGGCCCTCTGGTGGGGCTGGTCGGCAGCCTGCAGGCGCTGGAGGCGCTCAAGCTGCTGGCCGGTTTCGGTGAGCCGCTGGTAGGTCGTCTGCTGCTGATCGATGCGCTGGGTACACGCTTTCGCGAGCTGCGGGTCAAGCGCGACCCGGCCTGTGGTGTGTGCGGCGATGCCCAGTAA
- a CDS encoding tetratricopeptide repeat protein has protein sequence MNRPLALLTAFALLSGCQTFAPSEPDGTPPVQEADQPAQLQPSEYGSFSQESLFALLTAELAGQRNRFDIALGNYVQQAQETGDAGVAERAFRIAEYLGAEQAALDSALIWASNAPDNIDAQRAAAVQLARAGRYDESMTYMEQVLQRQGNTHFDFLALSAAETDPDTRAGLLQGFDRLLSKNPDNSQLLFGKAILLQQDGRAEEALALLEDSSAGATEVSPILLRARLLQSLGRGQEAMPILQKGIRQNPDDKRLRLTYARLLIEQDRFDEAKGEFSKLVLENPNDDDLRFSLALVCLEAEAWEEAIVYLEELIERRSHVDAAHYNLGRAYEALDDNDSALQAYALVGPSNDYLPAQQRQAELLLSQQRSAEASALLAQAREAQPDYAIQLYLIEAEGLSNHGQIEPAWKVITEGLEQFPNDLNLLYTRAMLAEKRDDLAQLETDLRYIIEREPEHAMALNALGYTLADRTTRYQEAFELITKAHQLDPDDPAILDSLGWVNYRLGNLPEAERLLRQALEKFPDHEVAAHLGEVLWAQGKQREARRVWRDALEATPDSPILRDTLLRLTGSETL, from the coding sequence ATGAACAGACCCCTCGCGTTACTTACCGCATTCGCCCTCCTCAGTGGTTGCCAGACCTTCGCCCCCAGCGAGCCGGACGGTACGCCGCCCGTGCAGGAAGCCGACCAGCCCGCACAGCTGCAACCGAGCGAGTACGGCTCGTTCAGCCAGGAAAGCCTGTTCGCCCTGCTCACCGCCGAACTGGCCGGGCAACGCAACCGCTTCGATATCGCCCTCGGCAACTACGTGCAGCAGGCGCAGGAAACGGGCGACGCCGGTGTCGCCGAGCGCGCCTTCCGCATTGCCGAATACCTTGGCGCCGAGCAGGCTGCGCTGGACAGTGCGCTGATCTGGGCCAGCAACGCGCCAGACAATATCGACGCGCAGCGCGCTGCCGCCGTGCAACTGGCACGCGCCGGCCGTTACGACGAATCCATGACCTACATGGAGCAGGTGCTGCAGCGCCAGGGCAACACCCACTTCGATTTCCTTGCCCTGTCCGCCGCCGAAACCGACCCCGACACCCGCGCCGGGCTGCTGCAGGGCTTTGACCGCCTGCTGAGCAAGAACCCGGACAACAGCCAGCTGCTGTTCGGCAAGGCCATCCTCCTGCAACAGGATGGCCGCGCCGAAGAGGCGCTGGCCCTGCTCGAAGACAGTTCGGCCGGCGCCACCGAGGTGTCGCCGATTCTCCTGCGTGCGCGCCTGCTGCAAAGCCTCGGCCGAGGCCAGGAAGCCATGCCGATTCTGCAGAAGGGCATTCGCCAGAACCCGGACGACAAGCGCCTGCGCCTGACCTATGCGCGCCTGCTGATCGAGCAGGATCGCTTCGACGAAGCCAAGGGCGAGTTCTCCAAGCTGGTGCTGGAGAATCCCAACGACGACGACCTGCGCTTCTCCCTGGCCCTGGTGTGCCTGGAAGCCGAAGCCTGGGAAGAGGCCATCGTCTACCTCGAAGAGCTGATCGAGCGCCGCAGCCATGTCGATGCCGCGCACTACAACCTCGGCCGCGCCTACGAGGCGCTGGATGATAACGACAGCGCCCTGCAAGCCTACGCCCTGGTCGGCCCGAGCAACGACTACCTGCCGGCCCAGCAACGCCAGGCCGAGTTGCTACTCAGCCAGCAGCGCAGCGCAGAGGCCAGCGCTCTTCTGGCCCAGGCTCGCGAAGCCCAGCCCGATTACGCCATCCAGCTGTACCTGATCGAAGCCGAAGGTCTGAGCAATCACGGCCAGATCGAGCCGGCCTGGAAGGTCATCACCGAGGGACTGGAACAGTTCCCCAATGACCTGAACCTGCTCTACACCCGCGCCATGCTGGCGGAAAAACGCGACGACCTGGCCCAACTGGAAACCGACCTGCGCTACATCATCGAGCGCGAGCCGGAGCACGCCATGGCCCTCAATGCCCTCGGCTACACCCTGGCCGACCGCACCACGCGCTATCAGGAAGCCTTCGAACTGATCACCAAAGCGCACCAGCTCGACCCTGATGACCCAGCCATTCTCGACAGCCTCGGCTGGGTCAATTACCGCCTGGGCAACCTGCCCGAGGCCGAGCGCTTGCTGCGCCAGGCGCTGGAGAAATTCCCCGACCACGAAGTGGCTGCGCACCTCGGCGAAGTGCTCTGGGCTCAGGGTAAACAGCGCGAAGCCCGACGCGTCTGGCGCGATGCCCTGGAGGCAACACCCGACAGCCCCATTTTGCGTGACACCCTGTTGCGCCTGACCGGCTCCGAGACCCTCTGA
- the murI gene encoding glutamate racemase — translation MPSNAPVGVFDSGVGGLSVLREIRQLLPNESLLYVADSGHVPYGEKSPEYIRERCVLITEHLLAQGAKALVLACNTATAAAGAELRERYPHVPIVGMEPAVKPAAAATRSGVVGVLATTGTLKSARFAALLDRFANDVRVVTQPCPGLVECIESGELQAPATRELLHGYVAPLLAEGCDTLILGCTHYPFLRPLLGELVPPSVTLIDTGAAVARQLQRLLAQHDLLAAQAAQPTRYWSSGNTAQLCRVLPILLGERADVLPIH, via the coding sequence ATGCCCAGTAATGCGCCGGTCGGCGTGTTCGATTCCGGCGTCGGCGGCCTGTCGGTGCTGCGCGAGATTCGCCAACTGCTGCCCAACGAGTCGCTGCTTTACGTCGCCGACAGCGGCCATGTGCCCTATGGCGAGAAAAGCCCGGAATACATTCGCGAACGCTGCGTGCTGATTACCGAACACTTGCTGGCGCAGGGTGCCAAGGCGCTGGTGCTAGCCTGCAACACGGCGACGGCTGCGGCTGGTGCCGAGTTGCGCGAGCGCTATCCGCACGTGCCCATCGTCGGTATGGAGCCTGCGGTAAAGCCGGCAGCGGCGGCCACGCGCAGTGGTGTGGTCGGTGTGCTGGCCACTACCGGCACGCTGAAGAGCGCGCGATTTGCCGCGCTGCTCGACCGCTTCGCCAACGACGTTCGAGTGGTCACCCAGCCATGCCCGGGGCTGGTTGAGTGCATCGAGTCGGGTGAGTTGCAGGCACCGGCTACACGTGAGTTGCTGCACGGTTACGTGGCGCCGCTGCTGGCCGAGGGTTGCGACACGCTGATTCTCGGCTGCACTCACTATCCCTTCCTGCGCCCGTTATTGGGCGAGCTGGTACCACCGTCGGTGACACTCATCGATACCGGTGCGGCGGTCGCGCGGCAGTTGCAGCGGTTGCTCGCGCAGCATGACCTGCTGGCAGCGCAAGCGGCGCAGCCGACGCGCTACTGGAGCAGTGGCAATACGGCGCAGCTTTGCCGGGTGTTGCCGATCTTGTTAGGTGAACGCGCCGACGTGCTCCCGATACATTGA
- the prfA gene encoding peptide chain release factor 1, with amino-acid sequence MKASLLNKLDNLSDRFEELTALLGDAEVIAKQTQFRAYSKEYAEIEPVIATFRELRKVQGDLEGAQALLKDSDPDLREMAELEVDQAKEALVVLEDKLQRMLLPKDPNDGRNVYLEIRAGTGGDEAAIFSGDLFRMYSRYAEKQGWRVEVLSANEGEHGGYKEVIARVEGDNVYAKLKFESGAHRVQRVPETESQGRIHTSACTVAVLPEPDEQAAIEINPADLRVDTYRSSGAGGQHVNTTDSAIRITHIPTGTVVECQEERSQHKNRAKAMAWLAAKLQDQQEAAAHKEISETRKLLVGSGDRSERIRTYNFPQGRVTDHRINLTLYSLNEVIAGGVEAVIEPLLAEYQADQLAALGD; translated from the coding sequence ATGAAAGCTTCACTGTTGAACAAGCTGGACAACCTCAGCGACCGCTTCGAGGAACTCACGGCGCTGCTCGGCGATGCCGAGGTGATTGCCAAGCAGACGCAGTTTCGCGCCTATTCCAAGGAATATGCCGAGATCGAGCCGGTGATCGCCACCTTCCGCGAACTGCGCAAGGTGCAGGGCGACCTAGAAGGCGCCCAGGCGCTGCTCAAGGACAGCGACCCGGACCTGCGCGAGATGGCCGAGCTGGAAGTGGATCAGGCCAAAGAGGCGCTGGTCGTCTTGGAAGACAAGCTGCAGCGCATGCTGCTGCCGAAAGATCCCAACGACGGCCGTAACGTCTACCTGGAAATCCGCGCCGGCACCGGCGGTGACGAGGCGGCGATCTTCTCCGGCGACCTGTTCCGCATGTATTCGCGCTATGCCGAGAAGCAGGGGTGGCGTGTCGAGGTGTTGTCGGCCAACGAGGGCGAGCATGGCGGCTACAAGGAAGTGATCGCCCGCGTCGAGGGTGACAACGTCTACGCCAAGCTCAAGTTCGAGTCCGGCGCCCATCGCGTGCAGCGCGTGCCGGAGACCGAGTCCCAGGGCCGCATCCACACCTCGGCCTGCACCGTGGCGGTGTTGCCGGAGCCGGACGAACAGGCGGCCATCGAGATCAACCCGGCCGACCTGCGCGTCGACACCTACCGCAGCTCCGGCGCCGGTGGTCAGCACGTCAACACCACCGATTCGGCGATCCGCATCACCCACATTCCCACCGGGACCGTGGTGGAGTGTCAGGAAGAGCGTTCGCAGCACAAGAACCGCGCCAAGGCCATGGCCTGGCTGGCGGCCAAGCTGCAGGATCAACAGGAAGCAGCGGCGCACAAGGAAATCTCCGAAACGCGCAAGCTGCTGGTGGGCTCGGGCGACCGCTCCGAGCGCATCCGCACCTACAACTTCCCGCAGGGCCGGGTGACTGATCACCGCATCAACCTGACCCTGTATTCGCTGAACGAAGTGATCGCCGGTGGCGTGGAAGCGGTAATTGAACCGCTGCTGGCCGAGTACCAGGCCGACCAGCTGGCGGCGTTGGGGGACTAA
- the hemA gene encoding glutamyl-tRNA reductase, translating to MAFIALGINHKTASVEVRERVAFTPEQLVEALQQLCRLTPSREAAILSTCNRSELYLEQEHVQADEVLQWLADYHRLSLDELRACAYVHSDDEAVRHMMRVACGLDSMVLGEPQILGQLKSAYAVAREAGTVGPLLGRLFQATFSTAKTVRTDTAIGENPVSVAFAAVSLAKQIFADLHRSQALLIGAGETISLVARHLHDQGIKRIVVANRTLERASQLAEQFGAHAVLLSDIPDELAHSDIVISSTASQLPILGKGAVESALKKRKHKPIFMVDIAVPRDIEPQVGELDDVYLYTVDDLHEVIEENLKSRQGAAQAAEELIAAGTDDFMQRLRELAAVDVLKAYRQQAERLRDEELAKAQRMLVNGSNPEDVLAQLARGLTNKLLHAPSVRMKKLTAEGRIDALSLAQELFALDESAPQDKGLQ from the coding sequence ATGGCCTTTATCGCCCTCGGTATCAACCACAAGACCGCCTCGGTAGAGGTGCGCGAGCGCGTTGCCTTCACCCCGGAACAACTGGTCGAGGCACTGCAGCAGCTGTGCCGGCTGACGCCCAGTCGTGAGGCAGCGATCCTCTCCACCTGCAACCGCAGCGAGTTGTACCTGGAGCAGGAGCATGTCCAGGCCGACGAGGTGCTGCAGTGGCTGGCCGATTACCACCGCCTGAGCCTCGATGAGCTGCGCGCCTGTGCCTATGTGCACAGTGACGACGAGGCGGTACGGCACATGATGCGCGTGGCCTGCGGGCTGGACTCGATGGTGCTGGGCGAGCCGCAGATTCTCGGCCAGCTCAAGTCGGCCTACGCCGTGGCGCGTGAGGCCGGCACTGTCGGGCCGCTGCTGGGGCGTTTGTTCCAGGCCACGTTCAGCACCGCCAAGACGGTGCGCACCGATACCGCCATCGGCGAGAACCCGGTGTCCGTGGCCTTCGCTGCCGTGAGCCTGGCCAAGCAGATCTTCGCCGACCTGCACCGCAGCCAGGCGCTGCTGATCGGCGCCGGCGAAACCATCAGCCTGGTCGCCCGCCACCTGCATGATCAGGGCATCAAGCGCATCGTCGTCGCCAACCGCACCCTGGAGCGCGCCAGCCAGTTGGCCGAGCAGTTCGGCGCGCATGCGGTGCTGCTGTCGGACATCCCCGACGAGCTGGCGCACAGCGATATCGTCATCAGTTCCACCGCCAGCCAGTTGCCGATTCTCGGCAAGGGGGCGGTGGAAAGTGCGCTGAAAAAGCGCAAGCACAAGCCGATCTTCATGGTCGACATCGCCGTGCCGCGCGATATCGAACCGCAGGTGGGCGAGCTGGATGACGTCTACCTCTATACCGTCGATGATCTGCACGAGGTCATCGAGGAAAACCTCAAGAGCCGCCAGGGTGCGGCGCAGGCTGCCGAGGAGCTGATCGCTGCCGGCACCGACGATTTCATGCAGCGCCTGCGCGAGCTGGCCGCCGTGGATGTGCTCAAGGCCTATCGTCAGCAGGCCGAGCGTCTGCGCGACGAGGAGCTGGCCAAGGCACAGCGCATGCTGGTCAATGGCAGCAACCCCGAGGACGTGCTGGCGCAACTGGCCCGTGGCCTGACCAACAAGCTGCTGCACGCACCGAGCGTACGCATGAAGAAACTTACCGCCGAGGGGCGCATCGACGCGCTCAGCCTGGCCCAGGAATTGTTCGCCCTCGACGAGAGCGCGCCGCAGGACAAAGGTCTGCAATGA
- the prmC gene encoding peptide chain release factor N(5)-glutamine methyltransferase has protein sequence MATIESLLNSADLPDSPTPRLDAELLLADALGKPRSYLRTWPERELDGEQLALFQSNLQRRRQGEPVAYILGHQGFWSLDLEVAPHTLIPRPDTELLVETALELLPAMPLSVLDLGTGTGAIALALASERPAWQVTGVDRVADAVALAERNRLRLQLDNASFQHSHWFSALAGQRFALILSNPPYIRADDQHLAQGDVRFEPSSALVAGCDGLDDIRAIIQAAPAHLLPGGWLLLEHGFDQAEAVRALLAAGGFAEVHSRRDLAGHERISLGRFDRE, from the coding sequence ATGGCCACCATCGAATCCCTGCTCAACAGCGCCGACCTGCCCGACTCGCCCACGCCAAGGCTGGATGCCGAGCTGCTGCTCGCCGATGCCCTGGGCAAGCCGCGCAGCTACCTGCGTACCTGGCCGGAGCGCGAGCTGGATGGCGAGCAACTGGCCCTGTTTCAGAGCAACCTGCAGCGCCGTCGTCAGGGTGAGCCAGTCGCTTACATCCTCGGTCATCAGGGCTTCTGGAGCCTCGATCTCGAGGTGGCGCCGCATACCCTGATCCCACGCCCGGACACCGAACTGCTGGTGGAAACCGCACTCGAGCTGCTACCCGCTATGCCGCTGAGCGTGCTTGATCTGGGCACTGGCACGGGCGCCATTGCCCTGGCCCTGGCCAGCGAACGCCCGGCCTGGCAGGTAACCGGCGTGGATCGCGTCGCAGACGCCGTGGCCCTGGCTGAGCGCAATCGCCTGCGCCTGCAGCTGGACAATGCCAGTTTCCAGCATAGCCACTGGTTCTCCGCCCTGGCCGGGCAGCGTTTTGCCCTGATCCTGAGCAACCCGCCTTATATTCGTGCCGATGATCAGCATCTAGCACAGGGTGACGTGCGTTTCGAGCCAAGCAGTGCGCTGGTGGCCGGCTGCGACGGGCTGGACGATATCCGCGCGATCATCCAGGCTGCGCCGGCGCATTTGCTGCCAGGTGGCTGGTTGTTGCTCGAGCACGGCTTCGACCAGGCCGAAGCCGTGCGTGCACTACTCGCTGCCGGTGGTTTCGCCGAGGTACACAGCCGGCGTGACCTGGCAGGCCATGAACGCATCAGTCTGGGACGTTTCGACCGTGAGTGA